The nucleotide window TAAGACTCTCGTAAAAATTATGATGAGTGGCACAATTCATGGCTTAAGTTGGTTTCCACAATTTCCGGATAAGTTTGTGACCTGGGGACAAGAAATAAAACTGTATGAACGCACACAACACGATGATAATCGGAGAAGTAAGTAGAAGCCGCAGCGTGCATCAAAAGTGCAATTGCAACGCAAAGCGTTCATTTTTGGTTGGAACTCCAATGTATTGCAACTAATCGTTGTTATTTTACCCCACAGGTGCGCTGCCAAACATTTCGGCCAATTTTTTGGCCACCGAAACACGCTATCAATATGCGCGTTGTGTGCAGCCCTCATACCACAAGAATCGCCCAATTATCGCTGTCGGCTTGGGTGATGGGAAAGTAGGCATATGTGATTTTCATGAAACTGTCGACAACAGTTGGGAATTCAGTAAGTTGTGAATAAATGTTGAATGTTTAAGAAAATGATTATGCTAAATATTTGCAGCGCCACGCCAGCAACGCATGTGCCTTTGTCTAGCATGGAATGAGTTGGACCATAATGTATTGGCCATAGGCCATGATCGCCATCGCTCAGACTCGTGCATCACAATTTGGGACATTGAACGTGGCGTGCCAAAGGATTCTGGTAAGTTTGTGTTGTTTTATCGTACAAAGTGCAATTGTTACTTTTAAGTGAGGTTAAACTgagaataattattaatataattttttaattatacagtTAGCTTCTTTGGCCACTCCGAATCTGCACATTCAATGTGTTGGGATAAAAATCATCGTGTACTAATAGCCGGTGTTagtcaaaagcaaataaagctcTTCGACTTGAAGCGTAAGTTTGTAAacattttgtgaattttattttagaaatgaaTTAACTGAATCTCTTTCTTACAGAGGGCAATACTACCTGTCAGTCTATACAAACGAAAATGGTACATGGTCTGGCTGTGGCACCAAATGGCAATTATCTGTGTTCCTATTTAGACTCTGTTATTACAATATGGGATTTACGTGTGCTCGATCATCCGCTCAAGATCATACAATCAGGAAAAAATCATCTACAACTCAGCTGGTGTCCAACACggtataaaaaatgaaaatatatattttatcacgcttaaaaaattatttcgtttacTTACAGCACGAGCTTACTTACCTCGCTGCAGCGTGAGTCGCCTTTCATTACGCTCTATGATATACGCAGTGTTGATGCGGAAAGTAGTCGTGAGGTGTACCATGTCAAGCGCCAATTGCAGCCATTCCAAGCCAAATACTATACATCTAACAAACCACCATTGCTAACCTCACTTTCTTGGCACAATACGGATTATGAGCGCGCTTTGCTCTTGTCGGAGCAAGGTTTTTCTCGCTTTTAACAATTTAAATGTgccatttaataaattaatgtatattttttatttactaggTAACATTTTGGAAATCCGCCTACCGCTCTCGCTACTCACCACCTATAGCAATCACAAGAAATTACCACTTCTGCCACAGCGTCCATTAGCTATTGCAAATTCACCCATACGTCAAAATAGCAGTCAGAGTACTTCATCTTTAACCTCAACATCCATACTGAATTCGGCgcttaattttgaaattctcgATCATAGTTTATCGAAAGAAGATTTAGTTGAGGAAACCTATCAACGTGCTTTGGCCGATTATGGCCTAAAAACCGATATGCATGTGGATAGCTTGCCTTTAACACCATATCTGAAGAGCGTATGGCTGACACTCGGTAATTTATATAGAGAGGAACGTTTGACGGGGCTCAAAAGCGTTTTGGGTATAAATTTAGGACACACTTCGGAGGCGTTGATGGCCTCGTCACGCATTGAGTCACATGTGCTGCAATGGCCGGACTTTATCAATTCTAATAATTTAGTGTGCTACAGgtgagttgttgttttttatacatatatgtgcggATTTTAgtatgaaaatgttttcaacGCTTTTTGCAGGAGTGAGCAGCGTGACATAGCGCTCAAACTCTGTGGCTGGGTTTTCGAACAGGATTTGGAACGTTTCGTCAATGGTCTCTGCGATAATAAGGTGagttgtgtgtgtgcataacctcaaaaaatccaTTTCACTTGCAATTTCATTGCAGGAATTCAGTCGCGCTGCGATGATTTgcgttttccatctaaaaatcGTGTTCGCTTGTGATATACTCTCAAAAGCGGCTGATCTCTCACGTAATTCCAAGGATCCACACGATGCGAGCATGTTTCGCATAGCTGCGATTGCTTTGTCCAGCTTCAATGCGGATCGCTGCAATTCCACGTGGCGTAATCAGCGCTCGAATGCGAATAAGCAAATACAGGATGCGCATTTGCGTGCGATATTCTCCTTTCTCACCACCGAAAATGATAATTTCGATGCCGTGTTGGTAGGTTGCAGTAAAAGAAAGTCAAAATAGTTCGCATAacagtaaaaatttttaaaaatattctttcttGCAGACCGAAGACGGCATCTCGCTGGCAGACAGAGTAGCTTTTGCTTGCAAGTACTTGTCGGAGAGCAAACTTTCCGATTATGTTAAACAGTTGATACAGAAATCGATTGAGAATGGTGACTTAAATGGTTTGCTGCTCACTGGCGAATCGCTGGATGGCATCAATATTTTACAAGCTTATTTGGATGCCACCTCAGATGTGCAAACTGTTGCGCTGATAGCGGTTAATTACTTTCATCGCGAGCATTTTACCGATAATCGCATACAGTACTGGATAAGCAGGTAAAGCTTTTGCTGGTCTCTTTATAGACAtgtgatttttataaatatttataccaacAGTTACTTGGACGACTTGAACTCGTGGGGCTTGTGGGAGAAACGCGCCGAATTggatataaaaattgaaaacttgcGCACCGGCAAACGCGCCACACGCAGCGTCTACCTCTCCTGCAACTTTTGTGGCAAATCGGTCTCGAACGCCCTGCAGGAGGATGCGCGCATGCGCAGCGCTACATCGAATGTGAATAAGGTTAGCGCAAATGCTCAAAAAGCACTCTTTATTATAACgcaaagttttcttttttgcttttgcacaGCTCTCCAGCTGCCCCAGCTGTCGTAAGCCCCTGCCACGCTGCTCGCTCTGCCTACTACACATGGGCACCACGCTCAATATTACGCTACCCAGCGATTCCACACATGAGAGTCTTGGTTGGCAATCAAAACCATTCTCCAAGTGGTTCTCTTGGTGTCAAACCTGCCGTCATGGCGGTCACACCGAGCACATGATGCAGTGGTTCAAGTAAgtcgaatttcaataatatcttTGTATATCGTAATGTTTCCactatgtatattgtatgtattgcGCAGACAAAACTCCGAGTGCCCGGTGAGCTCCTGTACTTGTCGTTGCTTTGATATGGACGGCACCATACCCAATGACATAACCGACTATTCGTAGCTTTAACAATGAGTTTGACTCAAATATTTATGCGAGTGCTTAGTACTCCATGTAAATtctttaattagttttaagtttatatgaaaatgtaaagaaagttataaacatttttaagtttgacagaaaattcgtttaaaaaaaatttcattatttcatgCCCTAACCTTACTTCATGTATCATTTGTATATCAGCTCTGTTCCTACTACATCCCCAACTCTTTTAACCTTTTTAcgacaattttatttcattttacataTTCCTTTTCATCTCATGCGCCTCATTATCTTACAGTTCCTTTAACCTTGTTTTACAATTAGCTAAGTATGCGGTACTTGAAAGGTAAATAACCgttaaaaattgaataaatggcATTTCTACTTTTAAGTAGCTTAAACAGTTATTGCAGCGGCTACCTTACAGCTGTTCGGTTTCTTTTTATTATGGGCGTGTAAATGAGGTTCATTACGGCGCTTGGCTCTCACATGGGAAAATGCACATAAATGAAAAGTAATTTGTTTTGTACTTTATGCTTTGCTTTAGCACTTCTTGCGTCGGCTAAATGGTTTTCAATTAGCTTTTGTGTCtttccaattttaattttcgctATTCTTCAATTATTTGATTCGGTGTTTATTTGCTTCGGtagaattgaaattttctcatttaGCTTTTTTATGCTCTCACAGGTTTACGGGAGTTGTTAAAGCGTAATTAttggtttttttcttgttcttactttaaagaaatgtaaaaaGTATGTTAAAAGTGGATATTTTGTGGCTAATGAGCTGTACAAACCAGGGTTGCAAATGATGTATTAAAAAGTTATGGAATTCgtatacaaataatttcaaatttccaatcctaaaattaaaatttttgaataagcGGGATTTCTTCTTGTGCTTGTGTAGCTGGAGTTTCTCTTAAGGTTGTGTGTTCTCAATTTGGTCCGGAGCAGTACTTACTGTAGAGGATCTGAGTATCCTACTACTCCCAcggattgattgattgatttgaatattgaggaatgcactgcgatctttggtctattgtgccctctcctctCACTCAGGCCCCAGCGCATGAATGAAATCCAACCAGCTTgccgggtgctagtgaggcgatgtgatTCCCTATCCGGAAATATCGATCCAAGGGCCTTCGCCCTGCGTCTCCAGACTGCTGTGGCagtcgatcagcaggtgctccggggtttcaggcttcCTATCGCAGACCGGCAACTTGCACCAGAGGAGAGGCCCATGCTATGCAGGTGCCTATTCAGTTTGCAGTGGCCAGTGTAACCATGCGACCAGTAACCTGAGTTTGTTCCTTGGGAGGTTTATTACCGTTTTTGCACCTTTTTCAGGTTGTAACTCCCCATTAGCAGCTTGGCATGTCCTCATACTGTTGAGATTTTGTGCCCATGCTGCTCTCTGCCCACTGCTTCttccttacggagcagctcTCTCATGGTATGGGGACCCACCCCCATGAAGGGTTCGGTGCTAACATCttggtggaggctgcggagcggcGAACTCGTCGGCCAGTTCATTGCCGGCTATACctctgtgaccaggcacccagattaggtgtacctGGTTCTGTTCTACAAGGCTGTTTCAGCCTTTCCCTGCACTCCTGCACTAATGACGATTTGATCTCATAGGAAGAGATCGCCTTAAGctccgcttgactatcgctgaggatGGCTATTCGCTCATTacgatagttgcgatggaggttAATATCAATACACTGGCTAATTGCAAAACTTCTACCTGAAAATGTTCGGGAACTCTCCCATGGGTATGGATAGCTTAGTGCGTGGGCCAACAATCCCTGCGCCGATTCCCTCCGACATTTCGAGCCATCGGTGTACCACCTTAGCGTGCTATTCCTCAGCATCAGTTCGAGGTTGGAGTCATCCCATTCGTCCTTTACTGGCAAGGGTGACCTTAAATCTTTTCCTTAAGTTAACcgtttttgtaatttagttCCCTCGGGAGGAGGGCCAATGGTAAGCGGCCACTTATCTTCTCCATCCTCCGGGACGAGACTACCTTGCCAATTCCACACCCCTccgccgttatttgcagaagtggTGCTTGGCTACCTGACCGATAACCATATGAAAGCGGTGGTCAGTACAAGCAAAGCCTCCAGTGCAGCCGTTGGACAGGTTCGCATTGCATCCGTCATGCAGACACAGGCTAGACGCTGTagcttcaatatttttgtcttAACCGAAGTTTGAGACGCTACTGAGGCCCATGCCACCGCCCCATATGTGATTATCGTCGCactatcatggtgtacaaccacctaacGATCCTTGGCTTACAGCCCCAGGGCTTTCCCACCAGTCGATTGCACACTATTGAAGCTTTTGTCGCTTTGACCACGGTCAGGTTTACATGCTGTTTCCATCGCAGAGTGGAGTCAAGCATCAAACCCAGGTATATGACACTATTGGTCTCTCTATCTCACTTCCCCCAAGTGAGAAAGTCCTAAGACCGGGTAGGGACCTGCGTCTCGTAAACGGGACTACGGTCGTCTTGGAGGTGTTGATACTCAGTTCAACCCAAACCCAACCTACACCACCCCTTCAGGAGGGCATGTCGTCGTCGTCCTCTCTGGCATGCTCCTCAAATAGCGCCCGTTCCTCCGGCGAAAGGATGTCAAGGAAGTTAACCTTCCGTCTAGCTCCTTGACCCGCTTTGCCTACCGCTACATCAGATTCCTTCTCGTTGTCCGTGTCCGTTCTCCTTCGTTGTTGCCTTGAATCcatgttgtttgtttgtttattaaagTTATCCATCTTGTTCTTACGACCCTAGGCTCAACAGGGTAAGCCGTCGGTCTATTGGTTTCATTGAGGACTAGGGGGGTCTGccacgccagagccccttgacgcGGTAAGGCCACAGTTACACAcccaattcggcccggtgttggggagGCTCCGTTATACtacagccgaatttacctcctggctgcaaaccATCCAATGGCCACGGTCGcatgacaccctggattaggaggtggcaGCCCTTGGTTGGCGCACGCATGCGGCACCCTACATCCTGCCTGGGCGGTGCCTATCAGCACCAACCACGCCGGTTTGGGGGAtgccgagtatgccttgcgcctaagcccctgcaccgcgacaaggtgcctaccatcCCCGGAAGACGGTCTCGTATTTCTCTCTTGACCATctatgctttgttgttttttctgttgttgtttttctgttgttgttttttctgttgttgttttttctgttgctgttttggtgtttttatgtttttctaatGGCTTTCGGCTTCAGGCCGCTAACTCCGCGCGTTGTAATAGTTGCCTTGTATGAGTCCCATTGTTATCTATGCAAGCAAGGAGGCCACACAAGTCCCTATGGGAGCTTACATTCAGAACCAGG belongs to Bactrocera dorsalis isolate Fly_Bdor chromosome 1, ASM2337382v1, whole genome shotgun sequence and includes:
- the LOC105233748 gene encoding GATOR complex protein MIOS; protein product: MMSGTIHGLSWFPQFPDKFVTWGQEIKLYERTQHDDNRRSALPNISANFLATETRYQYARCVQPSYHKNRPIIAVGLGDGKVGICDFHETVDNSWEFTPRQQRMCLCLAWNELDHNVLAIGHDRHRSDSCITIWDIERGVPKDSVSFFGHSESAHSMCWDKNHRVLIAGVSQKQIKLFDLKQGNTTCQSIQTKMVHGLAVAPNGNYLCSYLDSVITIWDLRVLDHPLKIIQSGKNHLQLSWCPTRTSLLTSLQRESPFITLYDIRSVDAESSREVYHVKRQLQPFQAKYYTSNKPPLLTSLSWHNTDYERALLLSEQGNILEIRLPLSLLTTYSNHKKLPLLPQRPLAIANSPIRQNSSQSTSSLTSTSILNSALNFEILDHSLSKEDLVEETYQRALADYGLKTDMHVDSLPLTPYLKSVWLTLGNLYREERLTGLKSVLGINLGHTSEALMASSRIESHVLQWPDFINSNNLVCYRSEQRDIALKLCGWVFEQDLERFVNGLCDNKEFSRAAMICVFHLKIVFACDILSKAADLSRNSKDPHDASMFRIAAIALSSFNADRCNSTWRNQRSNANKQIQDAHLRAIFSFLTTENDNFDAVLTEDGISLADRVAFACKYLSESKLSDYVKQLIQKSIENGDLNGLLLTGESLDGINILQAYLDATSDVQTVALIAVNYFHREHFTDNRIQYWISSYLDDLNSWGLWEKRAELDIKIENLRTGKRATRSVYLSCNFCGKSVSNALQEDARMRSATSNVNKLSSCPSCRKPLPRCSLCLLHMGTTLNITLPSDSTHESLGWQSKPFSKWFSWCQTCRHGGHTEHMMQWFKQNSECPVSSCTCRCFDMDGTIPNDITDYS